The DNA segment TAAGAGTGGGGCTGTAGATCAAAAACTAGCCCACACTGCATAAGAAACGAACGGCATCTTCCCAAATCCCCTTCGTACTTATCTGGCGTCGGAACCTTGGGCTCACGAAAGGGAACATCTCCAGAAGCGACAGGTGAGAGAGGTGAAGTAGGTGGTGGATGATCTGCCGGCAAACTGAGCTGAGCCTGGATACTCAGACTAGAAGAAAGGTTCCGCACCGAAAGTGCGATCTCCTGTCATGCTGTGTTGTCCCAACATCTTCTCCTGATGGGAAATGGCATGGTGAACGGAGTCCAGGTCCGCTGGGTTCATTTCTGGCCGGATCGttctgtcacgattctctaagacagaacccagaagcagaccaggacaaggtgagtaaaatgaaggtgagtatttattggtagtcttgatgtgtaaattgaataatccaggagacggagcggcagcggaggtgagttgatgagagtgaatgggttgatccaatgaagtcactgaatccaccgacggccaggcaagggagttgaatgttccgggagaatgactgtagacagagtaaacgggagtgAGTAACCGGCAACAagtacagaataacaaaacaaactcaggaaacatgaggctgatacgctggcacaacatactgttcgttgctaacgatccggcagggaatggatgtcagggcttatgaagaggtgatgatcaggaccaggtgtgcagatggttgatgagatgcaggtgcgggtaatcaaaagttctcccgcctagcttcgtcgcctggcaaccagacagggtgcgttcaggaacctcagacaaaagactccaaaacaaaaaacagtcagctcaggcagaaaacagactcaggaagtgGGATTCCTGACATCAGCAAAAACAGTAGTGTAGTGTTATCTACACCACTACATGacaaaacagtagtgtgtagttccagtagttagctacaccgctacatggtaaaacagtagtgtgtagttccagtagttagctacaccgctacatggtaaaacagtaagtgtgtagttccagtagttagctacaccgctacatggtaaaacagtagtgtgtagttccagtagttagctacaccgctacattgtaaaacagtagtgtgtagttccagtagttagctacaccgcaacatggtaaaacagtagtgtgtagttccagtagttagctacaccgctacatggtaaaacagtagtgtgtagttccagtagttagctacaccactacattgtaaaacagtagtgtgtagttccagtagttagctacaccgctacatggtaaacagtagtgtgtagttccagtagttagctacaccgctacatggtaaaacagtagtgtgtagttccagtagttagctgcaccgctacatggtaaaacagtttTTATTTACTGAAAACAGTaccaagatttgaatttagttcaactaccaccaagctactgcaaaatttagttaaattactagttgaattacatatagttcactactccccaacacagaaaaaacaaaacaatcacAAATAAATATAAAAAGAATCTAGTCTTGATAAGAATTGTATCGGTTGGCTTTAAATTGCGCGGTCCAAGCACGATGACGACTGCTTCAGGTAAACCTGCAACACAGGTAGTCTCGCGGTACACCTATATATACATATCATTGTAAGGTCCAGTCAGCATCTCTGTTCTTCCATTTTATTCGGCATCTCTTTCAATCCATTTTGTCGGGACTTTAGTATGTATCTGTGGCCAACAGTTTGGAAACATTTACCACTAAAGTAAGTATCTGTTGTAAACTAGTGGCATATCAGTGAACTTTCTCTGTGAGGTGGTTTCCATCCTGGTACACGTGGAGGTAGACTACTCTGCTGACTAACCATGCTTAGTCTCTGCTTCATGACAGATACTACTGATGAATGTTGTACAGATATGTAATATGGTTATTCAGCAGACATCCTAGCTACAGTACTCTGATCTGATGGTTCTTATATACaatttaagtcggaagtttacatacaccttagccaaatacatttaaactcagtttttcacaattcctgacagttaatcctagtaaaaattccctgtcttaggtcagttaggatcaccactttattttaagaatgtgaaatgtttgaataatagtagagagaatgatttatttcagcttttatttctttcatcacattcccaatgtgtcagaagtttacatacactcaatcagtatttggtagcattgcctttcaattgtttaacttgagtcaaacgtttcggggtagccttccacaagcttcccacaataaattagATTAATTTTGGCCTATTCTTCCTAACAGAggtttaactgagtcaggtttgtaggcctccttggtcgcacacgctttttcagttctggccacaaatgttctataggattgaggtcagggctttgtgatggccactcaaataccttgactttgttgtccttaagccattttgccacaacttggaagtatgcttggggtcattgtccatttggaagacccatttgagaccaagctttaacttcctgactgatgtcttgagatgttgcttcaatatatacacataattttcctgtctcatgatgccatctattttttgaagtgcaacagtccctcctgcagcaaatcacccccacaacatgatgctgccacccccgtgcttcacggttgggatggtgttcttcggcttgcaaggctccacctttttcctccaaacataacgatggtcattatggccaaacagttctatttttgtttcatcagaccagaggacatttctccaaaaagtacgatctttgtccccatgtgcagttgcaaaccgtagtctggctttttatggtgattttggagcagtggcttcttccttgctgagcggcctttcaggttatgtcgatataggactcgttttactgtggatatagatacatttgtacccgtttcctctagcatcttcacaaggttctttgctgttgttttgggattgatttgcacttttcgcaccaaagtacgttcatctgtaggaaacagaactcgtctccttcctgagcggtatgacggctgcgtggtcccatggtgtttatacttgcgtactattttttgtacagatgaacgtggtaacttcaggcatttggaaattgctcccaaggatgaaccagacttgtggcggtctacaatttttttctgaggtcttggctgatttcttttgattttcccatgatgtcaagtaaagaggcactgagtttgaaggtaggccttgaaatacatccacaggtacacctccaattgactcaaatgatgtcaattagcctatcagaagcttctaaagccatggcattattttctggaattttccaagctgtttaaaggcacagtcaacttgtatgtaaacttctgacctactggaattgtgatacaattgtgaaataatttgtctggaAAAAATTGCTGGGAAAATTCCTTTTGTCAAAACTAtatcacaaagtagatgtcctaaccgacttgccaaaactataatttgttaacaagaaatttgcggagtggttgaaaacaagtataagtaagtaaacttccgacttcaactgtacatctgaCTATTTCAATGATTCAAATGTTTTTTAAAGGTTTGGCAGAAGCATGCTTATCGTGTTAAGCAGACCAGATTCTGTGATTCACTCTTCTATATTACAATTCAGCTTTTGAAAAATCAATGATCAGGTgtttagatttggccttgtgtgaTGTTCCTGTGAAGATAATTGGGTGTTTCAGTCATTGTCTATCCCAAAAACTAACTCATAGCTGGGACTGACATACTTAGCTTCATGTTTTACAGAGTTTGTAGAGACAATATAGGCCTATTGTTCTGACAGTAAGTGTTGAGGCTAGATACTTCTGTTTTATAACAGCATTGTGTATGTTTGGTTCAATGCAGCCAATGTTACGTCTCCATTGCATGATATTCAGATATATGTTACtgtgtattatactatatacAGCAGCGGAGGCGTCAGAAGCGGAGGCGTCAGAAGCGGAGGCGTCGGCTGCGGAGACGCCGGCCGCGGAGGTGCCGGCCGAGGAGGCGTCAGCAGCTGAAGCGGAGGCGTCGGCTGCGGAGGCGTCAGCAGCTGGAGCGAAGGCGTCGGCTGCGGAGGCGTCAGCAGCTGGAGCGAAGGCGACAATGTGTTATGCCTTAAAGGCATAAAAATAAAGAGAGTTACACACACTATATAAAGGCTCCCAGTAATCACTGTGTcttcttcagggtgatgtcatgaatgtgtgaaccaggttatgtagacaaacagtgcaattagtgcaaccaatgaaaATAGAGAGGGGTGTGTCATAGTAATTAGGGTTGTAATTAGGGTGATGAGGATGACaaagtgaaactgttaaaaagaCAATAGTTTACAGCATGTTGAATTTCTCAGGCTGTTGTTTTCAATATCATATTTCTACATATTGTACATAGTATTAACCTCAACATacaacattattttatttaatagACAGTATTTCATTGTTTCCATTTCACTTAATCTTTGTAACACGTAATCTTTTGATTCAAACGTAAAGCATAACAAGCATCATCAACGAAGGGAACATCTTGGGCGCACGCTGATAAACTGTGGAAATAATATGTTAATttagaaatgtataaaaatagcatgagatcaaagtcaatattcagaccactagggggCAGTGTTTTTAGATGAGATGTGTTGTCTATGGTGCTACACTgaatgcacaaaacattaggaacaacttcctaatattgagttgcaccccctttttctGCCCTCTGAACAGCATCAATTCATCaaggcatagactctacaaggtgtcaaaaacgttccacagggatgctggcccatgttgactccaatacttcccacagttgtgcaaagttgactggatgtcctttgggttgttgaccattcttgacacacatgggaaactgagtgtgaaaaactcagcagcattgcagttcttcactcactcaaaccggtgcacctggcacctactaccataccctgttcaaaggcccttaaatcttttgtcatgcccattcaccctctgaatggcacacatacacaatcaatttctcaattgtctcaaggcttattaatccttctttaacctgtctcctccccttcatctacaatgattgaagtggtgacatcaataagggatcatatctttcacctggattcacctggtcagtctgttatggaattttcctaatgttttggtCTGTAGCGCAGCACAGCCACCTTGGGAGAGACATTAGTCAACAGGATGAGATCAGAGATAGACCACTTTCCCTTTTATCAGACGGCACCACTTTCCCTGTTATCAGCCAATGATCATGCTAAACCTCTGAGTTATGACACACTGTGGTTCCAGAACTCCCTAACCCCGTTTaaacctggttctaacatgcgtcCTGTGTCCGGAtcatgtccacattctgattgtgcccacctTATTAGACAGGTGTAGATGATGAAAAGACGCATTGTGATCATTGTGATATAAGTGTAAACGGACAAGATCAGGAGGAAGGTCACGGCGTGTTTAGTGGCAGGTATAAACAGGGAATTTGTGTCAGCACATTATCTGTCTAGTTATGGTCCGACACatattgatggatggatggattcaACTAGAACTACAATATAATAGGGCCCAATGCATGTGGCACTTTACAATCACACAAAGGCCATTTAGAAAATCATTGATTATATGTACAGCTTCAGTGACAATCACAATGTGATTAATTAACTCATTATTGAATGAGCTGGTAGGGAAAGTCTGTTTGGCAGACATGGTATATGGTGTGCCATGTATTTACTGCAGTCGGTCAAACTTGTGGTCAGTATATCCAGcccggtctcatagactagacgtagcaTAGTAAACGTACAGATGGTAACTTAACCCCTttagttaacccttcccctaaccttaacccttttagttaACCCtttttctaaccttaacccctttagttaacccttcccctaaccttaacccttttagttaACCCTTCTCCTGACCTCAAACCTttagttaacccttcccctaaccttaacacctttagttaacccttttcctaacccttctcctaaccttaaccttaacccttttcctaacccttcccataaccctaaccttattgAAACAAAGATGATTAATGACTACATGATAAGGGCAGTAACTCCCATCTCCTACTCACCAACAGTCTAGTTCACACTGTAAAACAAAAGTCATGAAGAGCAACACAGCCGATTTTATTCATTTGTTTCGTTGGCTTTGTATTCCAAGCACTCCAATCGCCTAGAGTGTAAAATGAGGTGTGTGAATATGAAGTAACATAAAATAACATTCTGAGAAGCAGTTGATTTAAAAGAGCCATGATTTATTACAGAAAAAGGGTGATATCCAAATCTGATTATGTTACATCATATGATCATTCTCTTTGTACATATTCTGCTATGCTTTTCCATAGGGATGAAGTGATAACAGTGTTCAGTATTGACATACCTCATGTTAGACAAACGGATGACATCGTATAGATAGTAAATCTATGGTCTACTGTGCTTCCTCATCAAACACCTTTAGGGGCCGTTTCAGGGACACAGATTAAGATTAATCCTAATCCATTTTTTTATGGAGATTCTGCATTGATCTTGCTACTTAGTCCAGGACTAGTCTTAATCTGTGTCCTGGAAATCGCCCCCTGAAGgtgcaaaaatattttttttgtgtccTGCGACAACTAAAATCATTCTCATTTCCATGTGACCCACCAGATTATTTGATctttgtatttatatatttttattcatcCTTTTTAACCAGGTGAGTTCTAAAATAATATCAACAAAACAATATTTCCACCCAGATTCCAATTTCCAGTCTTTGGGCTCCTATTTAATCCACATCGTGGAAATTCAGCTTTAATTCAGCTTTACAGCGACACctccaaaacatcagctatgcgggtGTCGGCTACCGCCGGTTAACTCttaatctgattgaatctaggccttaagCTTCAACCAAGAAAGGTTTCGCTGCGTCCGTCCCAGAAAAACTAATAAGCATTATGATGACATATAAAAATCACTATGCAACAAAATGCTCTTCTTCACAACATGTCTCGGGAAGAAATGTCAGCCTCGTACATCAATCAGGGTATTATACAATCAATCAACAATCCATTATCTTGACTGAGAAACATCATGTATGATCAATCATGATGAAATAAGAAACTTTTTTTTGTAGGACAGAATAGTGAAATGTTTTTCCAAGACACTAATCATTGACTTATTGACTTAACACAGGTAAGCTCTGATTAATGCAGACTCAACACTAAAAAACACTCATAATAAATATCTCCTTTGGACACTGTTCAAGATGGATGCTGTAGTCATGATTACGACATGCATAGATTTCAAATGACCAACCACATCGAAGGGAAGGTGTTTTCAGTCCAATCACATCAAAGGGAAAATGTTTGACCATTCCTCAGCCAATCAgtcacaaaacaaaacaatcctCAAAAGAATGATCAAATGTGTAAATGTATGATGAAGACTGTGTCTTGTATTTACAGagatgtatgtgtggggtacagagatgagatagtcattcaagaatcatgttaaacactattattgcacgcaGACGAATCAATGcaatttatgtgacttgttaagcaaatgtttaatactgaacttatttaggcttaccataacaaaggggttgaatacttattgactcaagacatttcagcttttcgttgttaattcatttgtaaagaaaaatctaaaaacaattccactttgacattatggggtattgagtgtaggccagtgacacaaaatctaaatttgatCCATATTTAATTCaatctgttcctaggccgtcattgaaaataagaatttcttacTGCCCTCCGCATAACCAGCCACACTCTAAGTGCTTCCAGTAGCCAATGAGAAACAGATTCTCTGCTTCCAGTAGCCAATGTGAAAACAGATTATCTGCTTCCAGTAGCCAATGAGAAAACAGATTCTCTGCTTCCAGCAGCCAATGAGAAAACAGACACTCTGCTTCCAGTAGCCAGTGAAAAAACATATTCTCTACTTCCAGTAGCCAGTGAGAAAACAGATTCTCTGCTTCCAGTAGCCAATGAGAAACCGATTCTGTAAATGGAAGTACAGATTTGCCAGTGCACTCACTGCCCTCCAGTGTCTGTACAGTATAGTTCACTACAGGACTCACATGTTGCTGTTGGGTTGGTTTTCTCTACTTGCAGAGCTATCAACAGAGGAAAATAAATGCCAGAATTTGGCAGTTATATTTCCATGTCTTTCTCATCACAACATTCCTCCAAAACGAAATCCTTGGGGGACAGACAGTTCAGTTTGTTGTTGTAAATCATACTGGAGAAAAATTACAAGAAACATTTTCATGCACGTACAGTAAAGCATTTGCAGCACCAACAGGCACGAGTGATGTTTGTGACACATTTTGTGGTTGGTTATTAAAACTGTAGTAATATCCACACACCACATTAACATATTAGCATCCACAACTAAAGACACAGTCAAGCTCAGCAGTTTTATAAATAAATGTCtaacattgacttgaatggggacgtcCGTTCTAGTCATTCTGTGTCTATGGAGAGTGCTATGAGAGTGAGACGAGAAGAGAGCAGACAGTCAGTAGTGAACTGATCTGCAGCCCTTGTTCTGCATAGTAAACATTACAATTGGATAGGTAGGTCTCTCCCCCCATTCGTATTCAGGACACGACACAGGACAGGCGTGACAGGGAAAAGACAGGGCCTAGGGTCCCTGCTGGATGGAGAGCTGAAAGGGGAGGTGGGGGACAGTAACAGAGATGGTAGCAGGGGACAGGTACAGGGGACAGTAACAGAgatgggagcagggacaggtacaGGGGACATTAACAGAGATGGGAGCAGGGGACAGGTACAGGGGACAGTAACAGAGATGGGAGCAGGGGACAGGTACAGGGGACAGTAACAGAGATGGGAGCAGAGGACAGGTACAGGGGACAGTAACAGAgatgggagcagggacaggtacaGGGTACAGTGACAGAGATGGGAGCAGGGGACAGGTACAGGGGATAGGAACAGAGATGGGAGCAGAGGACAGGTACAGGGGACAGTAACAGAGAAGGGAGCAGGGGACAGGTACAGGGGGTAGTATCAGAGATGGGAGCAGAGGACTGGTACTGGTTACAGTAACAGAGATGGGAGCAGAGGACAGGTACAGGGGACAGTATCAGAGATGGGAGCAGAGGACAGGTACTGGTTACAGTAACAGAGATGGGAGCAGAGGACAGGTACAGGGGACAGTATCAGAgatgggagcagggacaggtacaGGGGACAGTAACAGCGATCGGAGGAGAGGACAGGTACAGGGGACAGTATCAGAgatgggagcagggacaggtacaGGGGACAGTAGCAGAGATGGGAGCATGGGACAGGTACAGGGTACAGTAACCGAGATGGGAGCAGGGTACAGGTACAGGGGACAGAAAATGGTtatggggacagggacaggtacAGGGGATAGAAAATGAAGATGGGtatggggacagggacaggggatAGTGAAAGAGGATGGGtaagagacagggacagggacaggggatAGTGAAAGAGGATGGGtatggggacagggacagggacaggggatAGTGAAAGAAGATGGGtatggggacagggacagggactggTACTTGGGGCAGTGACAGAGGATGGGCACAGGGGACAGTtatggggacagggacaggtatGGGGACAGAGGATGGGTATGGGGACAGAAGAGGGGGAATGGAGACAGGTACTGGGGACAGGGACAGATACGGGGGACAGGGAAGGGTACGGGGGACAGGAACGGATGGTGGGAGGGCCTCAGGTCCATTGACAGAAGAGGGCCTCTTTAGCATGCATAAGGGAACATGtgatctgtgtgtatgtgtgtgtgtgtgtgtgtgtattaagtgtattgtgtgtgtgtgtgtgtgtgtgtgcacagtgcattcgggaagtgttattttgttaggttactgccttattctaaaatggattaaataaatgttttccctcatcattttacacacaatatcccataatgacaaagtgaacacaTGTTTTTAGAAAGTTCTTTTTTTaatgtctgcatcattgaaggtcctcaagaacacagtggcctccattattcttaaatggaagaaatttggaacaaccaagactcttcctagagctggccgccggctaaactgagcaatcgggggagaagggccttggtgagggaggtgaccaagaacccgatggtcactctgacagagctccagagttcctctgtggagatgggagatccttccagaaggaaaatcatatctgctgcactccaccaatggcgcagcggtctaaggcactgcatctcagggctAGAGACATCAATTCAGACCCTGGTTtgaattccaggctgtatcacaaccgggcgtgattgggagtcccatagggcggagcacaatttgCCCAGAgtcatccaggttagggtttggccagggtaggctctCAAAagacgacaggtagcctagtggttagagtgttggactagtaactgaaaggttgcaagatcgaatccctgagctgacaaggtaaaaatctgtcgttctgcccctgaacaaggctgttaacccactgtctcaggccttcattgaaaataagaatttgttcttaactcacttgcctggttaaataaaacaaatcaggactttatggtagagtggccagacggtagcaactcctcagtaaaaggcacatgacagcctgcttggagtgtgccaaaatgcacctaaaggactctcagaccatgagaaatgagattctctggtctgatgaaaccaagatttaactctttggccagaatggcaagcgtcacatctggaggatacCTGACAGAATCCCttccgtgaagcatggtggtggcagcatcatgctgtggggatgtttttcagcggcagggactgtgagactagtcaggatcgagggaaagatgaacggagcaaattacagaaagatcgttgatgaaaacctgctgcagagtgctcaggacctcagactggggcgaaggttcaacttccaaaaggacaatgaccctaagcacacagccaagacaatgcaaaatcagcttcaggacaagtctctgaatgtccttgagtgccccagccagagaccggacttgaacctaatcgaacatctctggagagacctgaaaatagctgtgcagtgacccTTCcgatccagcctgacagagcttgagaggatctgcagagaagagtgggagaaagTCCCTAAATACAGGtataccaagcttgtagcgtcatacccaagaagactggaggctctaatcgctgccaaaggtgcttcaacaaagtactgagtaaagggtctaaatacttatataaatgtcatatttcagttttttatttgaaatacatttgctaaaataaaaataaaaactatttttgctttgtcattatggggtattgtgtgtagattgatgaggaaa comes from the Salmo trutta chromosome 4, fSalTru1.1, whole genome shotgun sequence genome and includes:
- the LOC115192904 gene encoding spermatid-specific protein T1-like, coding for MVTNKVKLQGYSLNCHNSLRQNPEADQDKQRRRQKRRRQKRRRRLRRRRPRRCRPRRRQQLKRRRRLRRRQQLERRRRLRRRQQLERRRQCVMP